The Campylobacterota bacterium genome window below encodes:
- a CDS encoding response regulator, whose protein sequence is MHYIESFHQAYPETIELLTSCARLHTDPMMYADMSGGVVGCNAQLLDLLGGKDVASLPSLLEWFEPFGVEISFLLSQPGRYRGKMRAGEAEYSVAVKSEVIMIGRTPIIGVVFQDTTVLERAKAAERYFEHFKKKFLTNISHEFRTPMNAIIGFTDLLKNSPLGSWQQEYVDMTSRSALSMMRNIENLLELMQVESGSIYMNLSPFSPLEIYENFSMQFEDLASAKEIQLMFLIDPHLPKKMVGDQDKILTVMRNLIQNGIKFTEEGGQVLVEILIVQEEAGRIEVEYAVSDTGIGIEPAKIKTLLRPFASAWENQRRGKDGMGIGLSLSHKYVDMMDSHLMLASEPGKGSRFSFRIVHEITEAGAFDFVEGTRSLIYTHDHHFSTQGALLYKYLELFKVRVKGIHDLVNTALHESDVLFLDVPHLSPSQVDAIKSTYPNLQVVPIMKFEYGEQADAIVESVESIVTLPILPGALHKTLAVVWNKMPKEYISRSPEVQSIPRQEEIKILIAEDNLINLKLLETILRQERFQVVAVDNGQKAVDAYLKEPFDLVVMDIDMPVMDGLTATRLIKEIDKRDQRGFVPVIALTAHALIGDRERIVAAGLDAHLAKPIDKHFLLQTIERYLKTAQSQRLENAV, encoded by the coding sequence ATGCACTACATCGAGAGTTTTCATCAAGCTTATCCGGAAACCATCGAATTGCTGACCTCCTGCGCCAGACTGCATACCGACCCGATGATGTATGCCGATATGTCCGGCGGGGTTGTCGGGTGCAACGCCCAGCTGCTCGATCTGCTGGGGGGAAAGGATGTCGCTTCGCTCCCATCGTTGCTGGAGTGGTTTGAACCCTTCGGAGTCGAAATATCGTTTTTGCTGTCCCAGCCGGGGCGATATCGCGGGAAAATGAGAGCCGGGGAAGCCGAATACAGCGTCGCGGTCAAATCCGAAGTGATCATGATCGGACGCACGCCGATCATCGGGGTCGTCTTTCAGGATACGACGGTGCTCGAGAGGGCCAAAGCCGCGGAACGTTATTTCGAACATTTCAAAAAGAAATTTCTCACCAACATTTCCCATGAATTCCGTACGCCGATGAATGCCATTATCGGGTTTACCGATCTGCTCAAAAACAGCCCTCTGGGATCGTGGCAGCAGGAATACGTCGATATGACGAGTCGAAGTGCCCTTTCGATGATGCGCAACATCGAAAATCTCCTTGAACTGATGCAGGTTGAGAGCGGAAGCATTTACATGAACCTCTCCCCTTTCAGTCCGCTGGAGATATACGAGAACTTCTCGATGCAGTTCGAAGACCTTGCATCGGCCAAAGAGATCCAGCTGATGTTCCTGATCGATCCCCATCTCCCCAAAAAGATGGTGGGAGATCAGGACAAGATCCTGACCGTGATGCGAAACCTGATCCAAAACGGGATCAAATTTACCGAAGAAGGGGGACAGGTCCTCGTCGAGATTCTGATCGTTCAGGAAGAAGCCGGGCGGATTGAAGTGGAGTACGCGGTCAGCGACACCGGGATCGGGATCGAACCCGCAAAAATCAAAACCCTGCTGCGTCCCTTCGCATCGGCGTGGGAGAACCAGCGTCGCGGAAAAGACGGCATGGGGATCGGGCTGAGCCTCAGCCACAAATACGTCGATATGATGGATTCGCATCTGATGCTCGCTTCGGAACCGGGCAAAGGGTCACGGTTTTCGTTCCGGATCGTGCACGAGATTACCGAAGCGGGGGCGTTCGATTTTGTCGAGGGGACCCGTTCTCTCATCTATACCCACGACCACCATTTTTCGACCCAGGGAGCGTTGCTGTACAAATACCTTGAACTCTTCAAAGTGCGGGTCAAGGGGATACACGATCTGGTCAATACGGCGCTGCACGAAAGCGACGTCCTGTTTTTGGACGTTCCCCATCTCTCCCCGTCGCAGGTGGATGCGATCAAATCGACCTACCCGAACCTTCAGGTCGTTCCGATCATGAAATTCGAATACGGTGAACAGGCCGATGCGATCGTCGAATCGGTCGAATCGATCGTCACGCTCCCCATTCTGCCCGGCGCGTTGCACAAAACGCTCGCGGTCGTGTGGAACAAAATGCCCAAAGAATATATCTCCCGCAGTCCCGAGGTGCAGAGTATTCCGCGGCAGGAAGAGATCAAGATCCTGATCGCCGAAGACAACCTGATCAACCTGAAGCTGCTCGAAACGATTCTGCGACAGGAACGTTTCCAGGTGGTTGCGGTCGATAACGGCCAAAAAGCGGTCGATGCCTATCTCAAAGAACCCTTCGACCTCGTCGTGATGGACATCGACATGCCGGTCATGGACGGTCTGACGGCGACGAGACTGATCAAAGAGATCGACAAACGCGACCAGCGGGGATTCGTCCCCGTTATCGCCCTCACCGCACACGCCCTCATCGGGGACCGCGAACGGATCGTCGCGGCCGGGCTCGACGCGCACCTGGCCAAACCGATCGACAAACATTTCCTTCTCCAGACGATTGAACGCTATCTCAAAACGGCCCAATCGCAACGGCTGGAGAACGCCGTTTAA
- a CDS encoding response regulator has product MTGWFRKLRGAGKSRFAQENEQIINKSLFYKILDADPSAVLFFTKEGGWIGANKTFFNLVPLQNIEQLRSGYESIRELFDHEDEEVFTEYDKSWLDYIRTHCPLGYGVGITDRSGKSRSFSATATLLEGDGAELYLLRLQDRTAETDLQEEVRRTEQLKSKFLSNIGHEFRTPMNGILGFVELLSKTSPSETQAEYIRSVQSSARNLMSNIENLLDLAQMQNGRLSLNDSEFDVIAEMEELGKNCVSTGSDKGINVSFFIDPKLPSRLIGDIRKIRQVLNNLYVNALKFTPSGGRITVEVKLLKRNTSGSCNVGFSVKDTGKGISKSELGNITRPFVSGDHADNRLGVGLSLSHGLIALMGGDLKIASEEGKGSTFSFALTMEGSSDHALSMINAHSVKVVLIDEKRLDDANHLTNYLRSFGVSVTKVQLIDETLFENAEVIYLIASQEKGEWVMKLERLNRTCKTVLVLEANERLQAKMLHVVDKALHKPLLPGMLYAHLSEVLNLPRPAVAAPTQLQRGVGALVVEDNLINQRLIKLLLREYGIAVTAVSNGDEAVEACRTHRYDIVFMDIDMPIKDGILATQEIKAEESPLRRMPIIALTALAMEGDREYILERGLDDYLSKPLTREKLEYVLRKYLHDPL; this is encoded by the coding sequence TCGAACAGCTCCGCTCGGGCTACGAGAGCATCCGCGAACTTTTCGATCATGAAGACGAAGAGGTCTTTACCGAATACGACAAAAGCTGGCTTGATTACATCCGTACCCATTGCCCCCTCGGATACGGCGTCGGGATTACCGACCGTTCGGGGAAATCCCGTTCGTTCTCGGCGACCGCGACGCTGCTGGAAGGAGACGGGGCCGAACTCTATCTCCTGCGGCTTCAGGACCGAACCGCGGAGACCGATCTCCAAGAAGAGGTAAGACGGACCGAACAGCTCAAAAGCAAGTTTCTCTCGAACATCGGGCACGAATTCCGAACCCCCATGAACGGCATTCTGGGATTCGTCGAACTCCTTTCCAAAACGTCGCCGAGCGAAACGCAGGCCGAGTACATCCGTTCGGTTCAAAGCTCCGCCCGCAACCTGATGTCCAACATCGAAAACCTTCTGGACCTGGCCCAGATGCAAAACGGCCGTCTCAGCCTCAACGACAGCGAATTCGACGTCATCGCCGAGATGGAGGAACTGGGGAAAAACTGCGTTTCGACCGGAAGCGACAAGGGGATCAACGTGTCGTTTTTCATCGATCCCAAACTTCCAAGCCGCCTGATCGGGGATATCCGCAAAATCAGGCAGGTTCTGAACAACCTTTACGTCAACGCCCTCAAATTTACCCCTTCGGGAGGGCGTATTACGGTTGAGGTAAAGCTGCTCAAACGTAATACGTCGGGGAGTTGTAACGTCGGTTTCAGCGTCAAAGATACCGGCAAAGGGATCAGCAAATCCGAGCTCGGGAACATCACCCGTCCGTTTGTTTCGGGGGATCATGCGGACAATCGGCTGGGCGTGGGGCTGAGCCTTTCGCATGGCCTGATCGCCCTGATGGGCGGCGATCTCAAAATCGCCAGCGAGGAGGGGAAAGGGTCCACTTTCAGCTTCGCCCTGACGATGGAAGGTTCGTCCGATCACGCTCTTTCGATGATCAACGCCCACAGCGTCAAGGTGGTGCTCATCGATGAAAAGCGGCTCGACGATGCCAACCACCTTACCAACTATCTCCGCAGTTTCGGTGTCAGTGTGACCAAAGTACAATTGATCGACGAAACGCTGTTCGAGAACGCCGAGGTGATTTACCTGATTGCGTCGCAGGAGAAAGGGGAATGGGTGATGAAGCTCGAGCGGCTGAACCGTACCTGCAAGACCGTTTTGGTGCTCGAAGCGAACGAACGGCTGCAGGCCAAAATGCTGCACGTCGTCGACAAGGCGCTGCATAAGCCGTTACTCCCCGGTATGTTGTATGCACACTTATCCGAAGTCCTGAACCTGCCGCGCCCCGCGGTCGCGGCACCCACACAACTTCAGCGCGGGGTCGGCGCGCTGGTCGTCGAAGACAATCTGATCAACCAGCGGCTGATCAAACTGCTGCTGCGCGAGTACGGCATTGCGGTCACCGCGGTGTCCAACGGCGACGAAGCAGTCGAAGCGTGTCGTACCCACCGTTACGACATCGTTTTCATGGACATCGATATGCCGATCAAAGACGGCATTCTGGCGACGCAGGAGATCAAAGCCGAAGAGAGCCCCCTGCGCCGTATGCCCATCATCGCCCTGACGGCCCTCGCGATGGAAGGAGACCGGGAATACATCCTCGAACGGGGACTCGACGACTACCTCTCCAAACCGCTCACGCGCGAAAAACTGGAGTACGTTCTCCGGAAATATCTGCACGATCCGTTGTAA